The DNA sequence GAAGCCGACCGGCCGCATGATGACGCAGAACGCCCCGCCCTGCGGCGTACGCTGGGAGTTCGGGACCTGATAGCCTTTGGAATTGCCGCCATTGTAGGCGCAGGGATATTCAGCACGATCGGCAAAGCCAGCGCGGACGGCGGGCCGGCAGTTATTTATCTTTTCCTGTTTACGGCGGTAGCCTGCGCATTTACTGCTTTTGCTTACGCAGAGTTTGCTTCCATTGTTCCGGTATCGGGAAGCGCTTATACTTATTCCTACGTCGCTTTCGGCGAACTGATTGCCTGGATCATTGGCTGGTCCCTGATTATGGAATATGCCATTGGGAACACGATGGTGGCCATTTCCTGGTCCGACTATCTTACGAGCCTGCTTTCTAGTGGCGGCATTGAACTGCCTCCCTGGATGACGATGGATTACCTGAGCGCCCGGAACGGCTTTCAGGACGCCGCAATATTAATGGAAAGCGGAAAAAGCTTCAACCAGCTGGATTACAGCATAAAAGCGGCCTATCACGCCTGGGAAGGAGCGCCTTCTATCGGCGGCTTTCACGTGGTCGCCGACCTGCCGGCCCTGCTGATCATCTGGATAATCACCTGGCTGGTTTACCGGGGGATCCGCGAGTCCCGCAATGCCAGCAATACCATGGTAGTGGTCAAACTGGCTATTATCCTGCTGGTAATCGCCGTGGGGGTCTTTTATATCGACACTGATAATTGGGATCCGTTTATGCCCAATGGCCTGTCCGGCGTGCTTCGCGGGGTTTCGGCCGTGTTTTTCGCTTATATCGGTTTTGACGCAATTTCCACCACCGCCGAAGAATGCAAGAACCCCCAGCGCGATCTTCCCCGCGGAATGATGTGGGCAATCGTGCTTTGCACCCTGCTCTACATTGCCATTGCACTGGTACTCACGGGAATGGTTCATTACGATTTGCTGGCTGTAGGCGATCCCCTTGCCTTTGTATTCGAACAACTTGACCTAAAATGGCTGTCAGGCATTATTGCCGCCAGCGCCGTGGTTGCCATGGCCAGCGTGCTACTGGTCTTCCAGATGGGACAGCCCCGTATCTGGATGAGCATGAGCCGCGACGGCCTGCTGCCAAAGGCCTTCTCCCGGATCCACCCCCGCTTCAAGACCCCGTCTTTTGCAACCATTGTGACCGGTTTCGTAGTAGCGACTCCGGTGTTATTTATGAATATGTACGTTGTGGCGGATCTTTGCAGTATCGGCACGCTGTTCGCTTTTACGCTGGTTTGCGCCGGTGTCCTTCGGATACAGTCCGACCCCGACGCCCCCAAAGGGAAATTCAAAACCCCCTATATCAATGCCCGTTACGTACTGCCCTTGCTGGCCGTTGCCCTGCTTGCCTGGGCCTTTACGTCCAACCGGGAAAACACGCTTGCCTTCCTTAAAAACAGCCCGCAGGCTTACGCTCCGCATACGATAATCACCTCTTTAAACAACACCGAATTGGCGCAGCTAAAAAACAACGTTGCCGCAGCGGACAGCCTGGCCTTCGCCGCCAGCGGAAACGACCTGGAACGCTACCTGACCAGCCTTCCCTCAAAAGAATATGAAAAAAGGCTGGCAGGATTTGACATTCCCGCCGCAAAAAAATATGAGAGCGGCTGGAAATTATTCCGCCACAAAATACCCGCCTGGGTTTTCTTCCTGGTGTCCCTGGGCGCCCTCTATTACAGCGTCCGCAAAAATCTTTCCCTTATCCCGGTCCTGGGTATGCTCTGCTGCCTTTACATGATGTCGGAAATGGGGGTCAGTAACTGGCTCGGCTTCGGCATCTGGCTTCTCGTCGGATTGGTTATTTACTTCAGCTACGGGATTCGCAAAAGCCGCCTGCGAGCCCAGGCTACCCAGCCTTAGGGTACGTTAAACCGCGCGCGGTTTTTGGGTGTTTTCTCTCGTTCAGGCTGATTTTTCCTGGCTGCACCCTCACCTTCGCCCCGGCGCGCGAAGGCATAGCCGGGGATTCGGCCCACGGCCTGGGGGAGCAGCGCCCCGCCAAAGAACTGAGCGTGCTTTATTCCACCCTGACAAGATCAATTTCCTCAGTGGTAGGAATAATAAGCGGGACTTTTTCTACGTCCACGAAGCTGGCATCCAGGCCAAAACCGCGCTCCTCGGAAAGGGAAAGTTTTTTCAGTAAGAGGAAATAGTAAAGGACCAGCCGTTCAAACAGGGGCAGGGTCCAGATGCTGGAAAAGGTCTTTTCAAGAATTACGAACCGGAAGTCGCCCGTTACCTTATGTTTGCGCAACGACTCGTAGCGGCTTACGATATTCACTTCATTGTTTTTTACCATTTCTTCCACCACTTTCCGGAACAGCAGGTTTACCCGTTGTTCTTCGCGGAAGCCCAGCCGGAAATCGATCCGGATCAGGTGATTAGGAATGAAGGTCTGGACCTTGTATTCCCTGGAATAAGGCACATCCAGCACATCCACATGAACCAGCCAGTAGATATCGGCGCGTTTCGGCTGTTTATGAATGATGGAATAAATGATCTTGTTCTCGATTTCGGACGGGAAATTGGCGCTCGTCAGGAAAACCAGGTTGGAAGCATATTTCGATACCGAGGTATCTTCGCTTAACTCCGCCAGTATCTGGTAATAATTTTCTATCTCGGTATAGCGCACGTAACGGTTTCGTATTTTCCGGGCCTTGTACCAGCACCACATTACCGAAAACAAGATCGACCCGGCAACGACGGTGAACCAGCCTCCGTCAACGAACTTCAGGATATTCGCCGAAAAGAAGAGGAGTTCAATGCTAAGGTAAACCAGGCAAAACGGGATCACCAGGTACAGGGGATATTTAATAGACCTGAGGTACACCGTCATGAGCATGGTCGTTATGAGCATGGACATAATGATCGTGAGGCCATAGGCATGCTCCATATTACTGGATTTCTGAAAGATCAGCACAACGAGAACACATCCCACATACAATATCCAGTTAGTACTTGGCACATACAGCTGCCCCTTTTCGTCAGAAGGATAATTAATCTTGACCTTGGGCCAGAGATTCAGCCGGACGGCTTCGCTGATAAGCGTGAAAGCCCCGGTGATCATGGCCTGGCTGGCGATAACCGTGGCGATGGTGGCAATCCCTATCCCATAAATCAGGAACCATTCCGGCATGATCTTGTAGAAAGGATTCCCGGGAAGAATTCCCCCGCTGTGGTCCAATAACCACGCTCCCTGTCCGAAATAGTTTAGCAGTAAACAAGTTTTAACAAAAATCCAGCTGACCCGGATATTTTTTCTTCCGCAATGCCCCATGTCGGAATACAAAGCTTCCGCTCCCGTTGTACAAAGGAAAATAGCTCCCAGGATGGCCAGCGCCTCAGGATTACCCGCCAGTACCTTCACCGCGTAATAAGGATTGATCGCTTTCAGTACGGCGAAATTAGTGACCAGCTGGCCCGTTCCCATAATAGCCAGCATACTGAACCAGATAATCATCAGCGGCCCGAAAGCGCGTCCAACCAGGTTAGTGCCGAACTGCTGGAAGAAAAAGAGAACGGTAATGATTAAAATAACGATGGGAACTGTCGGCATATCGGGGTTTAATATCAACAAACCCTCAATCGCCGAAGAAACAGAAATGGGCGGAGTGATGATACCGTCGGCAAGCAGCGTAGCCCCCCGATCATGGCAGGAATTACCAGCCATTTCGCTTTTCGCCTGATGAGCGAGTAAAGGGAAAAAACGCCTCCTTCGCCTTTATTATCAGCGCTAAGCGTTACCAGGACATATTTTACCGTGGTTTGAAGGGTAAGCGTCCAGAAGATACAGGATAGGGATCCTAAAACGAGGTCATCGGAAATTACCTTGTCCCCCACTATCGCTTTAAAAACATATAGCGGGGAAGTTCCGATGTCTCCGTAAATTATCCCCAGGCTAATTAATAATCCGGCGACAGATAATCTGCTAAGCTGATGTGTTTCTCTTTTCAACACCTTTTCGTTTAGTCGAACCCCGGCAAAAATATGTTTTTTATTTTTAAGCCAAATGTTGTCAACTTAACAATAATTTGGCCGGTAATTTGCGGGAAATTTTAGCTGTCCACAGTATCGGCCGGAACCGGGGAGCTTGCGTATTATTTTTGGAATAAAATTTTAGAAAAATGCGCCATGACTGACAAATAATTCTTAGTTTTGTTAAAGATAACAATGAAAAAACTTTACTCGATTCATTACTTATTTTTTCTTTTCACGCTTGTAACTACGGTAGTATTTACAAAGGTGGGAAAGGTAAGCGCTTTTGCGAATCCGGTAGAGGCTTTTGCTATCGCCGGAGCAGATTCTACCTTAAAACCTGACCCGGTACTCAAAGACAACAGAAAGAATAAACCGAAGATCTTCCAGGATCCCGTTAAAACCTATGACGACCGCCAATTGTTGTTTTTTACCACGTTTGGATTTGATGACTATTCAACGGTCGCGGTAAATATGAAAGACCTGTCGGTAGAAGCGGAAAAGATCATTTCCAATTTCAAAGTCTATCCTAACCCGCTCTATGTAAATTCCCAAAACCTCAGAATTTCCTACAACATTAAGAAAAACGCACTGGTCACTGTTAAAATGCTGGATGTGCTGGGTAACGAGGTGTCAACCTTGTTTGCCCAAAGGGTTGGCGCAGGTAGCAAGACCAGCGAATTCAATATCAGCAGCAAAGTATCGGGCGGCTTTTATTTCATCCGCCTGTCCGCGGACAGCGACCATGTGACAAAAAAAATATCGGTTGTTCAATAAGTGAAGCCTGCACCCGCCATTACAAAGGCGATCTTCGAAAAATTATTTAACCTGCATTACGAAGCTTTATGCCGCTGTGCTTTTCGTATTGTCCAGGATAAGCCGGCTACGGAAGATATCGTCCAGGATGTATTCTTGTCCCTGTGGAATAAGCGGGACACACTGCAAGCCGACGCAGGCCTCAGATCTTACCTTTACAAGGCCAGCATCAACAGTTCGCTGAATTACCTGAGAAAGCAAAAAA is a window from the Anseongella ginsenosidimutans genome containing:
- a CDS encoding KUP/HAK/KT family potassium transporter, translating into MAGNSCHDRGATLLADGIITPPISVSSAIEGLLILNPDMPTVPIVILIITVLFFFQQFGTNLVGRAFGPLMIIWFSMLAIMGTGQLVTNFAVLKAINPYYAVKVLAGNPEALAILGAIFLCTTGAEALYSDMGHCGRKNIRVSWIFVKTCLLLNYFGQGAWLLDHSGGILPGNPFYKIMPEWFLIYGIGIATIATVIASQAMITGAFTLISEAVRLNLWPKVKINYPSDEKGQLYVPSTNWILYVGCVLVVLIFQKSSNMEHAYGLTIIMSMLITTMLMTVYLRSIKYPLYLVIPFCLVYLSIELLFFSANILKFVDGGWFTVVAGSILFSVMWCWYKARKIRNRYVRYTEIENYYQILAELSEDTSVSKYASNLVFLTSANFPSEIENKIIYSIIHKQPKRADIYWLVHVDVLDVPYSREYKVQTFIPNHLIRIDFRLGFREEQRVNLLFRKVVEEMVKNNEVNIVSRYESLRKHKVTGDFRFVILEKTFSSIWTLPLFERLVLYYFLLLKKLSLSEERGFGLDASFVDVEKVPLIIPTTEEIDLVRVE
- a CDS encoding T9SS type A sorting domain-containing protein, with protein sequence MKKLYSIHYLFFLFTLVTTVVFTKVGKVSAFANPVEAFAIAGADSTLKPDPVLKDNRKNKPKIFQDPVKTYDDRQLLFFTTFGFDDYSTVAVNMKDLSVEAEKIISNFKVYPNPLYVNSQNLRISYNIKKNALVTVKMLDVLGNEVSTLFAQRVGAGSKTSEFNISSKVSGGFYFIRLSADSDHVTKKISVVQ
- a CDS encoding amino acid permease, producing the protein MGELFRRKTIASILREADRPHDDAERPALRRTLGVRDLIAFGIAAIVGAGIFSTIGKASADGGPAVIYLFLFTAVACAFTAFAYAEFASIVPVSGSAYTYSYVAFGELIAWIIGWSLIMEYAIGNTMVAISWSDYLTSLLSSGGIELPPWMTMDYLSARNGFQDAAILMESGKSFNQLDYSIKAAYHAWEGAPSIGGFHVVADLPALLIIWIITWLVYRGIRESRNASNTMVVVKLAIILLVIAVGVFYIDTDNWDPFMPNGLSGVLRGVSAVFFAYIGFDAISTTAEECKNPQRDLPRGMMWAIVLCTLLYIAIALVLTGMVHYDLLAVGDPLAFVFEQLDLKWLSGIIAASAVVAMASVLLVFQMGQPRIWMSMSRDGLLPKAFSRIHPRFKTPSFATIVTGFVVATPVLFMNMYVVADLCSIGTLFAFTLVCAGVLRIQSDPDAPKGKFKTPYINARYVLPLLAVALLAWAFTSNRENTLAFLKNSPQAYAPHTIITSLNNTELAQLKNNVAAADSLAFAASGNDLERYLTSLPSKEYEKRLAGFDIPAAKKYESGWKLFRHKIPAWVFFLVSLGALYYSVRKNLSLIPVLGMLCCLYMMSEMGVSNWLGFGIWLLVGLVIYFSYGIRKSRLRAQATQP
- a CDS encoding KUP/HAK/KT family potassium transporter, producing the protein MLKRETHQLSRLSVAGLLISLGIIYGDIGTSPLYVFKAIVGDKVISDDLVLGSLSCIFWTLTLQTTVKYVLVTLSADNKGEGGVFSLYSLIRRKAKWLVIPAMIGGLRCLPTVSSLRPFLFLRRLRVC